A single region of the Drosophila miranda strain MSH22 chromosome 2, D.miranda_PacBio2.1, whole genome shotgun sequence genome encodes:
- the LOC108157434 gene encoding fatty acyl-CoA reductase wat: MDDPKIMNIMNGRKTLEDHSQLINDVKDESPMQMFYKDKGVFLTGGTGFFGKIIIEKLLRVTEVGQIYLLIRTKKGKDAFARIEDLFNDPVFDKMKQVNPKYRCQITIISGDCSLPGMGISPDERETILENVNIVLHSAATVRFDEKLKMAIAINVHGTKEIIKLAKEIVNLKALVHVSTAFAHCNMRHIQEKFYSGTMTGENAFKLSECLDEHTLNTLTPTIIQGYPNTYTFTKVLAENVVQQTAQNLPVTIFRPGIVITTYREPVTGWIDNMYGPCGVIVGIGSGVLRVFTGDMDNKAHIVPVDMCVNALLASAWDIARNKYETPPIYNYVPDAENMVSWRRYMEDGFEYGCDIPMRKSIWYPRFTIVPHMWQYHILCFFYHTLPALIMDFIMVIIGKKPRMMKIYRKIHKLSNVLKYFSSNEFRFDNDNVRSLSEKLDERDKRLFAFDMRDLDWTNLFRVSLYGLRLYVVKDDPSNIPESIKRYERLKVLHYTTLAVFYSLVAWALYGLIKLIFL, translated from the exons ATGGATGATCCCAAAATAATGAACATTATGAATGGCAGGAAAACACTGGAAGACCATTCTCAGCTCATAAATGACGTGAAGG ACGAGTCGCCCATGCAAATGTTCTACAAGGACAAGGGCGTATTCCTCACTGGCGGCACAGGATTCTTCGGCAAAA TTATCATCGAGAAATTGTTGCGCGTCACGGAGGTGGGACAAATATATTTGCTGATACGCACCAAAAAGGGCAAGGATGCATTCGCACGCATTGAGGATCTGTTTAATGATCCG GTCTTTGACAAGATGAAACAGGTTAATCCCAAGTATCGCTGCCAGATCACAATCATCAGCGGGGACTGCTCTCTGCCGGGAATGGGTATCAGTCCAGATGAGCGGGAGACCATTCTGGAGAATGTGAACATTGTTCTCCACAGTGCGGCCACAGTCCGGTTCGATGAGAAGCTGAAAATGGCCATTGCCATCAATGTCCATGGCACCAAGGAGATCATCAAGCTGGCCAAAGAGATTGTCAACCTGAAG GCCCTCGTCCATGTCTCCACTGCATTTGCCCACTGCAATATGCGCCACATCCAGGAGAAGTTCTACAGCGGCACCATGACCGGCGAGAATGCCTTCAAGCTGAGCGAATGCCTGGACGAGCACACTCTGAATACCCTGACGCCAACCATTATTCAGGGGTATCCGAACACGTATACCTTCACCAAAGTTCTGGCCGAGAATGTGGTGCAGCAGACGGCACAGAATCTGCCAGTAACGATCTTTAGGCCGGGCATAG TGATCACCACTTACCGTGAACCAGTTACCGGTTGGATCGACAACATGTACGGACCCTGTGGCGTCATTGTGGGCATTGGCTCAGGCGTTCTGCGCGTCTTCACCGGTGATATGGACAACAAGGCGCACATCGTGCCGGTGGACATGTGTGTGAATGCTCTGCTGGCCAGTGCCTGGGACATAGCGCGGAACAA ATACGAGACACCGCCCATCTATAACTATGTCCCCGACGCGGAAAACATGGTTAGTTGGAGGCGTTACATGGAGGATGGCTTTGAGTATGGCTGTGATATACCGATGCGCAAGTCCATATGGTATCCGCGCTTCACCATCGTGCCACACATGTGGCAGTATCACATACTATGCTTCTTCTACCACACATTGCCCGCCCTGATCATGGACTTCATTATGGTGATCATTGGCAAGAAACCAAG AATGATGAAGATCTATCGCAAGATCCACAAGCTGAGCAATGTCCTCAAGTACTTCAGTTCAAATGAGTTTCGCTTCGACAACGATAATGTGAGGAGTCTCTCCGAAAAGCTGGATGAGAGGGACAAGCGGCTGTTTGCCTTCGATATGCGCGACTTGGACTGGACCAATCTCTTCCGCGTCAGTCTCTATGGGCTGCGCCTTTATGTGGTGAAGGATGATCCCAGCAATATTCCCGAGTCCATCAAGCGATACGAGAG ATTGAAGGTCCTGCACTATACCACGCTGGCTGTTTTCTATTCGTTGGTCGCCTGGGCACTGTACGGCCTCATCAAGCTCATCTTCTTATAG